The window AGCTCGCTGCGGAGTTGAATCGCGCGAACCTGCCGGGCATCCGCTTCGTGCCGGTTCGCTTTGAGCCCACGGCGAGCGTGTTCAAGGATAAGTCGTGCGGCGGCGTTTACCTGATGGTGACCGATCGCGACGCGCTCGAAGCCGTGGACGTTGGAATCACTCTGGCACTCGCCTTGCAACGGCTTTACCCGAAGGATTTCGCGCTGGAAAAAGTGCAGCACCTGCTGCAGGACCCGCCGACCCTCGACGCCATCAAAGCCGGCAAAACGCTGTCGGAGATCAAACAGCTTTGGGCGAACGATCTGGACGAATTCAGGAAGCGGCGCGAGAAGTTTTTGATCTACCGCTGAGCGGAGGCTTGGTCGTGTGTGCCTGCCTTCCCATCGTCTCCCGCGGCAAAAAAACGAAAAAGTTTGTTCCCCGTTCAGTACCGCTTCTTCGGACTTGGATCCGGCAGCTCGGCGGGTTTGTCCGCGATCGTCAGCGTGATCGTCTCGTTCGATCGCCACGGCCGCGACCGGCGATTGATGTAAAGGGTGCGCGGGATCAATTCGATTTCGTGCCCGAACAAATCAAACGTCACCGTCCCCGGCAGATAGGTCAGGTCCTCGAATTTCACCCGGCCGAACGGCACCGGCTTTTGGGGAACATCAAACAACACCGTGGCGTCCGGATTGGCCGCCGTTTCACCACCGAACACGATCTTCAGGTTCGCGATGTTCAGCTTCGGCTGGTTGACGATGATGGCGGGCGCGCCGTTGGTTTCCTGCGTAAAGGTCACGCGCCACGGTCCCCGCCGGGTGCGCAGGTGCTGGTCGAGCTCGAACCCGCCGATGTAAATCGCCAGCGCCAGCAGCAGGCCGCCAAGGACAGGTTTCGCCAGGCCGTTCGATCGCATTTTGAAGGCGAAGACTTCGCGAGCGGAAAGGCGATGTCAAGCCGCCGGGATTGAATGGGGTTTATTGGCCGGGAAAGAATGTATTGCTCATCCAGATCAGCAGGCCGAGCAGGGCCAACCCGAGAAGCAGACTGCCGGCGATCAGTTTCTTCTCCACCGGCAGCAACGGTTCATACTTCATTTTCTTCAGCTCCTCGGACAATTTCGGTTCGTCAGGCATGGGGATCCTCCGTATCTTCAGCCGATCGCGAGCGGCGGTTTCACGCCATGGAAGAAAAGCCAGGAGATTAACAGTCCGATCCAGATGATGAATCCGAACAGACAGACGACATAAACCGCCGCCAGCCGGCCGATGCCTTCCTCCCATAGCTTCCTGAAGTTCGACACCACCCCGATGGTGAAGAATGTCAGCACGAAGAACAATACTCGAAAAACATCCGTGCCCGCCGTCACGGTCTTTGCGGCGGCAGTCCCGCCGGGAGACCCAAGGCAAATCACCAGCATCACAAGAAACGTGGCGGCATAACCCAGGATGAACTTCGGGAAACGTTCCCAGATTTCAACCGCGCGCACCCTTTCGCCGGTGCGATTTTCGATTTTCGAGCACCAGATGACGGCAAGGATGAACGACCAGATGCCGATGAACATATCGATGAACACCTTGACCGTCGTCGCGGTCATCGTCATCCAGCCTTCCTGATAGCGAATACCCGCCTCGGCTGCTTTGGCGCGAATCAAGGAGTCGGTGATGGTCCCGCTTGCCACCGCCGCGCCGTCGGTCTTTACGGCCAGCCCCATCCACGCCCCCGCCACCATCGGTTCCTGATGCAGGAAATGCCGGGCGACGAACGGCAGGAACAACAACTCGACCACGGCAAAGATGACCACCAGCGACGAAACCATGATGGGCACGACGGGCCGCGCGCGAATCGCCGCGCCGGTGGCGATCGCGGCGGACACACCACAAATGGAAATGCCCGACGCCAGCGGCGCCGCCCATTCACGGCTGAACCGGAAATACTTTCTCGCGACGAAATAAACCAGCGCCCAGTAGATGAGATACGCTTCGACGATGGCGCACAGTCCTCGAAACAGGACGGTTTTGGCCAGACCCATGGCTTCGGCGCTTTTCACGCCCAACGTCGCGCCGAGCAGCACGATGGCGATCTTGATGTAAAGCTCCGGCCGGATCGCATCCTGCATCGCGCCCGCCAGCCGGGGCAGAAAATTGCCCGCCACCAACCCTGCCAGCAGTGCGACAATGAATCCGGCCTCGCCCGTAAGGTTCAACGACCAGGGGATGCCGAATTTTTTCAGCTCGACCGGCGTGGCGGCGATGTAAGCGAAATGGCCGAGGGCAAAGCATCCGTAGCCGATGAAAAAGACCAGGCTGAAGGCGATCACGAATTTGCTGAACCGCACGCGCAGGCACATTTTCGCTGCTACCGTGAGGATTCCCAGCAGAAGGAGATAGGTGAAAATCAACGAGGCAATGCCCTCGACGCGCGGGTAATTCTTCGAGACCGGCGTCATGATGTCCGGAACCCGCGTCCAGACGTTCGTCTTGATGGCCCAGCCAAAGACCTCAACGCCACTGAATCCGAGAAGGGAAACCAGAAAGAGGGAAAGTCCGATCATCAGCGCCAGCCAGTCCTCGCTGATTTTGGGCGTCACGGGTTTGCCAGCGGCAATTTGCGTGGGACTGGAACTGCTCAGACTCATCGCGTTGGTCGGGAACCGGCGCGACAATTACAAAAACCCGGCGCCGATTGAAAGCCATTTTTGCGCGCTCCCCGGACCGGCGCCGCCTATAAAACATTTGCGCGGCATGGAACGCTGCTTTTATGGTTTCCCTCAGATGACCGAGAGCACAGGAATCCTGTCCGCCACGCCAGCGGTTATGCCGCCTTTGGACCCCGGATTCCGCCCGATTTCATTGGGGAACCGGAGCTACAAACAGACAGTCGCAGCCGCGAAAACCAGGGTTCCGCTGGCCATCGCTCTGGAACGAAACGACGGGCAGATCTCCGTTTTCAATACAGAGATCCTGCCCGTCATTTCAGGTCGCGACGCGGCGACTCATCTGTATATCGAACGTCTGGTTAAATTCCTTCTCTGGCAAATCGGCGGCTGGAAAATCACGATCGCCGGGTCCAGTTCGATTGGTGACCACATCGCGCAGATTTACTCGCACGCCGGCGCGCGCGCGTTCGACGTGAAGTTAATGGAGCAGGTTTACGAGAAAAAGTTTGTCGTCGCGACGGTTGATCACGCAAAAACACCGACCGCCCGCGAATCGTCCATGGCGCTCGGCGGACATCTGGACGGCTGCCGCATCGGTTTCGACCTCGGCGCCAGCGACTACAAACTCGCCGCCGTGCAAAATGGCGAAGCCGTCTTCACGACTGAGATTCCTTGGGACCCGCGACCGCAGACGAATCCCGATTGGCACTATCAAAAAATCAACGACGGCTTGAAACTCGCGGCAAAGCATCTGCCGCGCGTGGATGCCATCGGCGGCAGTTCGGCGGGCATTTACATCGACAACAAGGTCATGGTGGCGTCGCTGTTTCGCGGCGTGCCTCCTGAACTTTTCGCGCAAAAGGTCAAACCGCTGTTCCTGAACCTGCGCAAAGAATGGGATGTGCCGTTTGAGGTGGCCAACGACGGCGACGTGACCGCCCTCGCAGGCGCGATGTCGCTCCAGACGAACGGCGTGCTCGGCGTCGCGATGGGCTCGAGCCAGGCGGCGGGTTTCCTGGACGCGCAGGGCCGCATCACCGGCTGGCTGAATGAGCTGGCCTTCGCGCCGATTGACTATAACCCGCGCGCCGCGGCGGACGAATGGTCCGGCGACACCGGCTGCGGCGTGCAGTGCTTCTCGCAACAGGCGGTCGTTCGGCTGGCGCCGGCGGCGGGAATCGAGTTGCCGAAAGGACATCCCGCGGAACAGCTCAAGTTCGTCCAGGAATTGCACAAGCAGGGCGACCCGCGTCCGCCAAAGATTTTTGAAACCATCGGCGTGTATCTTGGCTACGCGCTGGCGCAGTATGCAGACATGTATGACTTCCGCCATCTGCTCGTGTTGGGCCGCGTAACCTCCGGCGCGGGCGGCGACCTCATCGTGGAGAAAGCGAAGGAAGTCCTATCCGCCGACTTTCCCGAACTGGGACAAAAGCTTTCGGTCCACTTGCCGGATGAAAAGAGCAAACGGGTCGGGCAGGCGGTTGCAGCGGCGAGTTTGCCAAACATAAAGTGAAAAATCTGTGCTACAGGAAATGGCGCATCGGGTTTTGCGTCGTGATGGTCGGCGCTCTGACGTTATGGCTGATGGTTTATCCGCACCGTTCCAAGGAACCAAGTTACCAAGGACGCACACTAACAGAGTGGCTCAGTGATTGTTCAGTATACCCCCCTCCCGTCCTTGGCGAGAGTCCGAGAGTATTCAATTCGCATTTCCCGGCAACCGAGCATGCGGTGAAAGAAATCGGTACGAATGCGATACCAACCCTGCTCGAAATGCTCCAGGCGGGAGATTCAACGACGGATCTGAAAGCCAAACTGAATGTGTTATTGAATCGACAATCGATAATCCATTTCCGCTTTCGGTCTGGTTCCGACTATCGACGTTTGGCGGTCTTCGGCTTTGAAATCCTCAACAAGGATGCGGCGCCCGCCGTGCCTGCCTTGATTGGTTTGTTGAACAACCAGCATACCATTGCTCGGTATCATGTTATCCAGGCTTTGGAAAACATCGGGCCTGCGGCTAAAGGCGCTGTGCCCGCATTGCTCTTACGCGTTAACGACGAAGAAGTAAGCACTCGATACGCTGTGCGTTATGCCCTTACAAAAATCGACCCCGAAGCCGCCGCGAAAGCGGGGGTAAAATAACTGGTGCTTGTGTCAATCTCATCTCCTACCTCGCTAAATGCCCAGATCAGTTTCCGCAAAGATCCCGCTTCAGATGGAAAATATCTATGAACCCCTATTACCACTTCGTCTCCGAATACGCCTGCTTTGCCAAAGAGGGCCGGACTTATCCGCTCGGCAACTTCGCGCCATTACCTCGACCGCAAATCGCGCCGGACGCGCCGAAGGTTTTGATTTTTTCACCGCATCCGGATGACGAGGTCATCATCGGCGGGCTGGCGTTGCGGCTGTTGCGCGAGGCGAAATGGAATGTCATCAACGTCGCTGTCACGCAAGGCAGCAAGAAAGAGCGTCAGGCGGAACGGTTGAAAGAATTGAAGAATTGCTGCGACTGCATTGGCTTCGGCCTGTTGCAGACCGCGCCAAACGGGCTCGAGAAAGTGATCCCAAAAACTCGCGCGCAGGAACCGGAGCACTGGGCGCAATCGGTCAAAGTAATCGCCGACATTCTCGCGGGGCATCGACCGCGCTTGATTCTCTTTCCGCACGACCTTGATTGGAACAGCTCCCATGTCGGCACCCATTTTCTGGTGATGGACGCGCTCAAGAGTTTGCCGCCGGATTTCACTTGCTTCACCGTCGAGACCGAGTTCTGGGGACAGAATCCGGCGCCGAACCTGATGGTCGAACTGAGCGTGCAGCAGGTTGCGGATCTCATCACCGCGTTAACGTTTCACGTCGGCGAAGTTCAGCGCAATCCATATCACCTCTCGCTGCCCGCCTGGATGATTGACAATGTGCGTCGTGGGGCGGAGTTGGTCGGCGGCCAGGGCGGGGCCGCGCCGGACTTCACCTTCGCGACGCTGTATCGGCTGCGAAAGTGGAGCGACGGTGGGCTGGAAAACCACTACGAAGGCGGAAAGTATTTGAGTTGCGGCGACAAACCGGACGCGCTGTTTCCATGATTACAGGGCGTGACGTCCCATCACGCCGGCCGGGTTGCAACTCAATCTGCGGCGGGCTGAGGACGGTCCGCACTTCCGCAGATTCACGGCTTGTCCGAATGCCCATTGAACTCCGCGAGCATTACGGCAATGGGATCAAGGTCATCCTTCACGGTGTGTTTCCCTTCGGTGTCGTCGTAGCCATTCAACATGAGTGAAAAGGCGAGGTGTTCGCCCGTGGCCGTCGTTACATAGCCGGACAAGGTGTGAACATAACCAATGGTTCCGGTTTTCGCTTGGACGTTTCTGGCGGCGGCGGTGCCTTTCATGCGATTGCGCAGGGACCCGTCCACACCCGCGACCGGCAGCGCATCGCGAAAAACCTGCGCGGCGCGATGCCCGTTCATGAAGGCGAGCAATCGAACGAAAGCGTCTGGCGTGACCAGCGCGCTGCGCGACAGACCGGAGCCCTCATCGAACAACAATTCGCCGCGTTTGATGCCAGCCTCCTTCGCGAAGCGGTTCAGTTCCGCGATACCCGCATCTTCGGTCGTTTGTGTTTTGTTCCCGGGCTTTTGATTGCGCGCCCCAACCTGGAGCAGCAACAACTGCGCATAGAGGTTTTGCGACGGCTTCAACATTTTCATGAGAATCTCTGAAAGGGGGCGCGATTCAACTGAGGTGATCTCGATCAATTTCGCCACATCAAGCGGCTGCCCTTCCCGCTCGAGCCAGTTCACCGAGCGGGTCTTTCCTGCAACGACGATTCCGCGTTTTTCGATTTGCTCCCTGAGCCGCGTGACAAACCAGAGCGCCGGATTGTGGACGCTGACGGCGTCGGCATGGTTCGTCCCCAGCGGCAGCTGGCCGGAGACGTAAACCGTGTTTTCACCGATGGGCCGGTACAAATTGATTTCGCGCCTGCCGCCTTTCTCCACGGTCCTGACACGATTGACGAAGATGAGGAAACTCGTCTGTGGCTTTGTCGTGATGAGACAGGGTTCGCCGGTTTTTGCACCGGGTTTGAAGACCAGATCAACGACGTTGTCTTCCTGCGTGAGCGCCGAGACTTCCGCGCCGTAGTAATTCTGCAGATCGTCCCAGGTCCAGCTCGAACCCAGGGGCGGCCCACGAAAAAAACTTTCGTCGCCAACGAGGTCGCCTTCGATCCGTTTGACGCCCGTTGCCAGAAGCGCGTTGACCAGGGGCTCCAGCGTTTTGCCATAGTCGCCGTCGTTGAACCGGGCGGCAAACGACGGGTCGCCGCGGCCGTAAATGACAAGGTCGCCTCTTACCGCACCCTCCGCGTCCGGTTTGCCGGAGGCGTAAAGAGACGTCTTGATGCGATAATCCGGGCCCAGCCGGTCGAGCGCGAGCGCAGCGGTGAACAGCTTGGCGTTTGAGGCGGGCTTGAGCAGCTTGTAGGAGTTGGTTTCAAAGAGTGTCGTGCCGGAATCGAGCGAAACGATCTTCGCTCCCCAGGCGGCCGATACGAAGCGTGGCTGTAAAAGGTGCCCGGTGATTTTTGCGCGCAGTTCCGATAGCGTGGCGGCAGGCGGATGGTTTGCTACGGTCGCACCAGGTTGAGCGGCAATTGTCGAAGCGGCGAGGGCCAGTCCGCTCGCACGGCAGAGCAAACTGTTCAAGATGGATCGAATCAGGCACATGGCACCGGTTGTTTAGCTTTATCTAAACGCGTCACTTTCACGAAAACTGGCAGCCCGTTGTTCCGCTTCACGAACTTCTTCCTTAGACATTTGCTTCGCCTGTAAACCGAGCTTCGCCGTTGCATTTGTATCGCCATGCCTCGCCGCTAAGAAGAGCCATTTGTAACCCTCAACTAAATCCTTTGATACGGCGACTCCGTCCGAATACATAACCCCGAGGAACGATTGTGCTTGAGTGTCGCCTTTATCGGCTGCCAACCGAAACCACTTCGCTGCTTCGTCCACATTTCGCGAAACCCCGCGCCCTTCGTAATACATCACGCCAAGCGTGGCTTGTGCCGGGGTGAACCCTTGACCTGCGGCTTTGTGAAACCATATCGCCGCCGCCTCTTCATTCTTCGCTATCCCCCGGCCTTTCGCGAGACACAAACCAAAGTTGAATTGCGCCATGACATTTCCTTGATTGGCAGCTTTGCCAAACCATTTTGCCTCTTCCACCGGGTCCTTCGCTACTCCTTGTCCTTTTGTGCAACAAAGCCCTAACTTAAATTGTGCAGGAGCGAATCCCTGATCGGCCGCCTTGCGAATCCATTTCGCAGCTTCCACTTCATTCCGCGCTATCCCTTCACCCATCTCAAGACATAGACCAAAGTTGAATTGCGCTTGAGCGAACCCCTGAACGGCAGCGCTCCTAAACCAATTTACTGCCTCGACATTGTCCTTCGGAACACCATTGCCGCGCTGATAAAGAATTCCGAGGTTGTACTTCGCATTGGGGTAGTCCTGGTCTGCTGCCCTGCGAAACCATCTTAAGGCTTCCTCATCGTCCTTCGGAACGCCTTTGCCGCCTGCGTAGCACAAGCCCATCCAGAATTGCGCCTGTATGTGCCTACTATCGGCCGCCTTGCGGAGCCATTTAACTGCTTCCACTTCGTCCTTCGTTACACCCTCTCCTTTTGCGAGACATAGACCAAGGTTGAATTGCGCCATTGCGTTGTCTTGATTGGCCGCTCTGCCAAACCATTTGACTGCTTCCGCGTAGTCCTTCCTCACGCCGTCTCCTTCGTGATAACGAACTCCAAGATTGCACTGGGCTGTTGCGTTCCCGCGGCCAGCCGCCTCCATGAGTTGGTCGAGAGATGGTGTGTTTTGACTGACGTGTTTGTCTTTGGGTTTGCAAGAAGTAACCGAAAAAACGAGTTGGACGAGCAAAAGAACAGGAATCCAATGAGTCCGATTCGTTCTCATGCGATATAACTAGCTTCTTCCAGTTCTTGTTCAAGTCTGATTGGTTCATTTAAGCTATCGCCTCCAATTATGCGC of the Candidatus Angelobacter sp. genome contains:
- a CDS encoding putative sulfate exporter family transporter; translated protein: MSLSSSSPTQIAAGKPVTPKISEDWLALMIGLSLFLVSLLGFSGVEVFGWAIKTNVWTRVPDIMTPVSKNYPRVEGIASLIFTYLLLLGILTVAAKMCLRVRFSKFVIAFSLVFFIGYGCFALGHFAYIAATPVELKKFGIPWSLNLTGEAGFIVALLAGLVAGNFLPRLAGAMQDAIRPELYIKIAIVLLGATLGVKSAEAMGLAKTVLFRGLCAIVEAYLIYWALVYFVARKYFRFSREWAAPLASGISICGVSAAIATGAAIRARPVVPIMVSSLVVIFAVVELLFLPFVARHFLHQEPMVAGAWMGLAVKTDGAAVASGTITDSLIRAKAAEAGIRYQEGWMTMTATTVKVFIDMFIGIWSFILAVIWCSKIENRTGERVRAVEIWERFPKFILGYAATFLVMLVICLGSPGGTAAAKTVTAGTDVFRVLFFVLTFFTIGVVSNFRKLWEEGIGRLAAVYVVCLFGFIIWIGLLISWLFFHGVKPPLAIG
- a CDS encoding ROK family protein, with translation MERCFYGFPQMTESTGILSATPAVMPPLDPGFRPISLGNRSYKQTVAAAKTRVPLAIALERNDGQISVFNTEILPVISGRDAATHLYIERLVKFLLWQIGGWKITIAGSSSIGDHIAQIYSHAGARAFDVKLMEQVYEKKFVVATVDHAKTPTARESSMALGGHLDGCRIGFDLGASDYKLAAVQNGEAVFTTEIPWDPRPQTNPDWHYQKINDGLKLAAKHLPRVDAIGGSSAGIYIDNKVMVASLFRGVPPELFAQKVKPLFLNLRKEWDVPFEVANDGDVTALAGAMSLQTNGVLGVAMGSSQAAGFLDAQGRITGWLNELAFAPIDYNPRAAADEWSGDTGCGVQCFSQQAVVRLAPAAGIELPKGHPAEQLKFVQELHKQGDPRPPKIFETIGVYLGYALAQYADMYDFRHLLVLGRVTSGAGGDLIVEKAKEVLSADFPELGQKLSVHLPDEKSKRVGQAVAAASLPNIK
- a CDS encoding PIG-L family deacetylase — its product is MNPYYHFVSEYACFAKEGRTYPLGNFAPLPRPQIAPDAPKVLIFSPHPDDEVIIGGLALRLLREAKWNVINVAVTQGSKKERQAERLKELKNCCDCIGFGLLQTAPNGLEKVIPKTRAQEPEHWAQSVKVIADILAGHRPRLILFPHDLDWNSSHVGTHFLVMDALKSLPPDFTCFTVETEFWGQNPAPNLMVELSVQQVADLITALTFHVGEVQRNPYHLSLPAWMIDNVRRGAELVGGQGGAAPDFTFATLYRLRKWSDGGLENHYEGGKYLSCGDKPDALFP
- the dacB gene encoding D-alanyl-D-alanine carboxypeptidase/D-alanyl-D-alanine-endopeptidase, with the protein product MCLIRSILNSLLCRASGLALAASTIAAQPGATVANHPPAATLSELRAKITGHLLQPRFVSAAWGAKIVSLDSGTTLFETNSYKLLKPASNAKLFTAALALDRLGPDYRIKTSLYASGKPDAEGAVRGDLVIYGRGDPSFAARFNDGDYGKTLEPLVNALLATGVKRIEGDLVGDESFFRGPPLGSSWTWDDLQNYYGAEVSALTQEDNVVDLVFKPGAKTGEPCLITTKPQTSFLIFVNRVRTVEKGGRREINLYRPIGENTVYVSGQLPLGTNHADAVSVHNPALWFVTRLREQIEKRGIVVAGKTRSVNWLEREGQPLDVAKLIEITSVESRPLSEILMKMLKPSQNLYAQLLLLQVGARNQKPGNKTQTTEDAGIAELNRFAKEAGIKRGELLFDEGSGLSRSALVTPDAFVRLLAFMNGHRAAQVFRDALPVAGVDGSLRNRMKGTAAARNVQAKTGTIGYVHTLSGYVTTATGEHLAFSLMLNGYDDTEGKHTVKDDLDPIAVMLAEFNGHSDKP